The following proteins are encoded in a genomic region of Brachypodium distachyon strain Bd21 chromosome 1, Brachypodium_distachyon_v3.0, whole genome shotgun sequence:
- the LOC100831587 gene encoding upstream activation factor subunit spp27 codes for MVSDSELVERLREVLKDSDLTTTTTGALRRRLEEDFGVDLSDKKAFVREQVDILLSEFSDKAEQEDVAAPEEEEPEERVPEPEGGEGSGVDGEEEEEPEEVEEEEDEDEEDGDSSGGHKRKRRLDKGNSDGKRKGGGFTKLCSISPTLQEFVGASELARTEVVKKLWAYIRENNLQDPSNKRKILCDETLKKLFKVNSIDMFQMNKALTKHIWPLNSEGPASPKKSTPKEKPQKREKNEGKKQKVGSSRPGTGLNAPLQLSDDLANFIGTGESMLSRSDVVKIMWDYIKENNLQDPSDRRKIICDEKLKNLFQVDSFTGFTVSKLLSPHFTKTK; via the exons ATGGTGTCGGACTCGGAGCTGGTGGAGCGGCTGCGGGAGGTGCTGAAGGACTCGgacctcaccacaaccaccaccggcgccctgcgccgccgcctcgaggaggacttcggcgTCGACCTCTCCGACAAGAAGGCCTTCGTTCGGGAACAGGTCGACATCTTGCTCTCCGAGTTCTCCGACAAGGCCGAGCAGGAGGACGTCGCTGcgcccgaggaggaggaaccggaggagcgGGTGCCGGAGCCTGAGGGAGGAGAGGGTAGTGGCGTGgacggggaagaggaggaagagccggaggaggtggaggaggaagaggatgaggatgaagaAGATGGGGATAGTAGCGGCGGCCACAAGAGGAAGCGGAG GTTGGATAAAGGTAATAGTGACGGCAAGAGAAAGGGTGGTGGCTTTACTAAATTATGCAGCATTTCCCCGACACTTCAAGAGTTTGTCGGTGCATCTGAGTTAGCCAGGACAGAG GTTGTCAAGAAGCTTTGGGCATATATCCGAGAAAATAATTTGCAAGACCCAAGCAATAAGAGGAAGATTCTTTGTGACGAGACCTTGAAGAAGCTCTTTAAGGTCAATTCAATAGATATGTTCCAAATGAATAAAGCTTTGACCAAGCATATCTGGCCATTGAATTCTGAGg GTCCTGCCTCCCCTAAGAAATCAACACCCAAAGAGAAGCCTCAAAAGCGAGAGAAAAATGAAG GAAAGAAGCAAAAGGTTGGATCTTCTAGGCCTGGAACTGGTCTTAATGCGCCTCTCCAACTTTCCGACGATTTAGCGAATTTCATCGGCACTGGTGAGAGTATGTTGTCACGATCTGATGTCGTGAAAATAATGTGGGATTATATAAAAGAGAATAACTTGCAG GATCCTTCTGACCGGAGAAAAATAATCTGCGACGAGAAGCTGAAGAATCTATTCCAAGTTGACTCATTCACAGGATTCACGGTTTCAAAGCTGCTTAGTCCCCATTTTACAAAGACAAAATAG